From the genome of Malus sylvestris chromosome 6, drMalSylv7.2, whole genome shotgun sequence, one region includes:
- the LOC126626787 gene encoding uncharacterized protein LOC126626787, with product MTQKQHIETFVIKQTDEARINYHTLLRGALDCTRWLLQQGLPLCGHDESFNSSNRGNYLDLMQFLADHNEKVRKVVFENAPKNLKYASSDIQKDLVHACAIETINAITKDMEGTFFSLLVDGSRDASTKEQMAVVLRYVNKKGEAIEKFFGVQHVSSTTSSSLEEAIERLFATTNLSMCMLRGQGYDGASNMKGELNGLKTKILNKYPQAFYIHCFAHQLQLALVFVAKENDDVANFFINASSLVNLIRSSCKHRDAFREKQKEQIQKALDLGNLEMGKGLNQESSLMRPCDTRWNSHYGTIVSIIVMFEAVVEVVEWIKSDRNQDNLDEATRLFKDLQTFDFVFHLFLMRLILGITNELSQALQKKDPDIVNAMALVEVCKQRLQTLRDDDFGDLFHDVEKFCEEHDIIILNMEDLHFVPGKSRRKAPKIANFHYYRVNLYFQVLDMQLKELNDCFNEVNTELLLCMTCLSSVNNFASFDKAKIVRLAQLYPQDFDRIDLMNLPIQLDN from the coding sequence ATGACGCAAAAGCAACATATTGAAACATTTGTGATTAAGCAAACCGATGAAGCTCGCATTAATTATCACACTTTATTGCGTGGTGCACTTGATTGCACAAGATGGCTGTTGCAACAAGGTTTGCCTCTTTGTGGCCATGATGAATCGTTCAACTCAAGCAATAGGGGTAATTATTTGGACCTTATGCAATTTCTTGCCGATCATAATGAGAAAGTTAGGAAGGTTGTGTTTGAGAATGCTCCCAAGAATCTCAAGTATGCTTCTTCCGATATTCAAAAGGATCTTGTTCATGCTTGTGCTATTGAAACTATTAATGCAATCACTAAAGATATGGAaggtacatttttttctctcttggtTGATGGATCACGTGATGCTTCGACTAAAGAGCAAATGGCGGTGGTATTGCGCTATGTGAACAAAAAAGGAGAAGCAATTGAAAAGTTTTTTGGTGTTCAACATGTCTCCTCTACAACTAGTAGCTCACTTGAAGAGGCCATTGAAAGATTGTTTGCTACAACAAATTTGAGTATGTGCATGTTACGAGGACAAGGCTATGATGGAGCTAGTAATATGAAAGGTGAGTTAAATGGtcttaaaacaaagattttgaacAAATACCCTCAAGCATTTTACATTCATTGTTTTGCACACCAACTCCAACTAGCTCTTGTATTTGTGGCAAAGGAAAATGATGATGTTgccaatttcttcatcaatgctAGTAGTTTGGTGAATCTTATTAGATCATCGTGTAAGCATCGTGATGCATTTagagagaaacaaaaagaacaaaTTCAGAAAGCTCTTGATCTTGGTAATCTTGAAATGGGTAAAGGGTTAAATCAAGAAAGTAGTCTCATGCGTCCATGTGATACACGGTGGAACTCGCATTATGGTACTATAGTTAGTATTATTGTTATGTTTGAAGCCGTGGTGGAGGTGGTTGAATGGATTAAAAGTGATCGCAACCAAGATAATCTTGATGAAGCAACTAGGTTATTCAAAGACTTacaaacttttgattttgtgtttcaccttttcttgatgAGACTTATTTTGGGAATTACAAATGAGTTATCACAAGCATTGCAAAAGAAAGATCCAGATATTGTGAATGCGATGGCGTTAGTGGAAGTATGCAAGCAAAGACTACAAACCTTGAGAGATGATGACTTTGGGGACTTGTTTCATGATGTAGAAAAGTTTTGTGAGGAGCATGATATTATCATTCTTAACATGGAGGATTTGCATTTCGTACCTGGAAAATCAAGGCGCAAAGCTCCAAAAATCGCAAACTTCCATTACTATCGTGTGAACCtctattttcaagtccttgATATGCAACTAAAGGAATTGAATGATTGCTTCAATGAGGTAAACACCGAGTTGCTTCTTTGTATGACATGTTTGAGTTCGgtgaataattttgcatcttttgacaAAGCAAAAATTGTTCGTTTGGCCCAACTTTATCCTCAAGATTTTGATCGTATAGATCTCATGAATCTTCCAATTCAACTTGACAATTAA
- the LOC126625258 gene encoding trihelix transcription factor GT-3b-like — MYGGGGDEEASVGLRGGGGGGGGGMMKMMISSPTGAGQWASEETRELIAIRGELEIRDSVVSKRSKPQWEAVSSKMTERGFNRTPEQCKCKWKNLLIRYKGKETSDPESGRECPFFEELHAVFTERAKNMQRLLLESEAGSARPKKLVKRKSRSGQWSDELSEDAEEEDSHGKGKKRKGEGVVLARATNPASGSSTSSVQELLKEFFQHQQRMEMEWRQMMEKRALERRLFEEEWRQKMEKTERERLMVEQAWREREEERRIREESRAERRDALLTTLLNRLINQTNF, encoded by the exons ATGTATGGTGGAGGCGGAGATGAGGAAGCGAGCGTGGGGCTGAGAggcggcggaggaggaggaggagggggaatgatgaagatgatgattagCAGTCCGACCGGGGCAGGGCAGTGGGCCTCGGAGGAGACAAGGGAGCTGATCGCGATCCGTGGGGAGCTGGAGATTAGGGACTCCGTTGTATCGAAGCGCAGCAAGCCGCAGTGGGAGGCAGTGAGCTCTAAGATGACTGAGAGAGGCTTCAATCGAACCCCCGAGCAGTGCAAGTGCAAGTGGAAGAACCTCCTCATTCGCTACAAG GGGAAGGAGACGTCTGATCCAGAGAGTGGGCGGGAATGTCCATTCTTTGAAGAGTTGCACGCAGTGTTTACTGAAAGAGCCAAGAATATGCAGAGATTGCTTCTTGAATCCGAGGCGGGTTCTGCCCGACCAAAGAAACTTGTTAAGAGGAAATCGAGGTCAGGGCAGTGGTCGGATGAGTTGTCAGAAGACGCGGAGGAGGAGGATAGCCATGGGAAAGGTAAGAAAAGGAAGGGGGAAGGAGTAGTATTGGCAAGAGCAACCAATCCTGCAAGTGGAAGTAGTACTAGCAGTGTGCAGGAATTACTTAAGGAGTTTTTTCAGCATCAGCAGAGGATGGAGATGGAGTGGAGGCAAATGATGGAGAAGCGGGCACTGGAGCGGCGGCTGTTTGAGGAGGAATGGAGGCAAAAGATGGAGAAAACGGAGAGGGAGAGGTTAATGGTTGAGCAGGCttggagagagagggaagaagagagaaggattaGGGAAGAGAGCAGAGCTGAGAGGAGGGATGCCCTGTTAACCACTCTCTTGAACAGGCTGATCAATCAAACTAACTTCTGA